A part of Acidimicrobiales bacterium genomic DNA contains:
- a CDS encoding NifU family protein, whose translation MLVDVQKTIEAIRPAVQADGGDLFLRDVEESTGVVTVELVGACVSCPASTLTLKAGIERILKDRVPGVTRVVSADELDGSAVTL comes from the coding sequence GTGCTCGTCGACGTCCAGAAGACCATCGAGGCCATCCGCCCCGCCGTCCAGGCCGACGGCGGCGACCTCTTCCTGCGCGACGTCGAGGAGTCGACCGGCGTGGTGACCGTCGAGCTGGTCGGCGCCTGCGTGAGCTGCCCGGCGTCCACGCTCACCCTGAAGGCCGGCATCGAGCGCATCCTGAAGGACCGGGTGCCGGGCGTGACCCGGGTCGTGTCGGCCGACGAGCTGGACGGCAGCGCCGTCACCCTCTGA
- the meaB gene encoding methylmalonyl Co-A mutase-associated GTPase MeaB, whose protein sequence is MALARLLSLVERGGEAARAVGRLAFPRGGRSYTVGITGAPGAGKSTLTSALIARARAAGHRVAVLAIDPSSPFSGGAILGDRVRMGDHVLDDGVFIRSMASRGHLGGLSLATPEAIRVLDAVGQDWVLVETVGVGQVEIEVAGAADTTVVVVNPGWGDSVQANKAGLLEVADVFVINKADRAAVTETRRDLLQMLELSAARDWEPPIVCTVATTGEGVDELWATLGRHRDHQEATGALAERRSRRLRTELVEIVSRRIEEQVRQRCQGPVFDRLLAAVAARATDPYTAADELVGDVTVPV, encoded by the coding sequence GTGGCCCTCGCCCGGCTGCTCTCCCTCGTGGAGCGGGGTGGCGAGGCGGCGAGGGCGGTCGGCCGGCTGGCCTTCCCCCGCGGCGGCCGCTCCTACACGGTCGGCATCACCGGCGCCCCTGGGGCGGGCAAGTCCACCCTGACCAGCGCCCTGATCGCGAGGGCCAGGGCGGCCGGCCACCGGGTCGCCGTCCTCGCCATCGACCCCTCGTCGCCGTTCTCGGGCGGCGCCATCCTCGGCGACCGGGTCCGCATGGGCGACCACGTCCTCGACGACGGCGTGTTCATCCGCTCGATGGCCAGCCGGGGCCACCTCGGCGGCCTCTCCCTCGCCACCCCCGAGGCCATCCGGGTGCTCGACGCCGTCGGCCAGGACTGGGTGCTGGTCGAGACCGTCGGCGTCGGCCAGGTCGAGATCGAGGTGGCCGGGGCGGCCGACACGACGGTGGTCGTCGTCAACCCGGGCTGGGGCGACTCGGTGCAGGCCAACAAGGCCGGCCTGCTCGAGGTGGCCGACGTGTTCGTGATCAACAAGGCGGACCGGGCCGCCGTCACCGAGACCCGGCGCGACCTCCTCCAGATGCTGGAGCTGTCGGCCGCCCGGGACTGGGAGCCGCCGATCGTCTGCACGGTCGCCACCACCGGCGAGGGGGTCGACGAGCTGTGGGCCACCCTCGGCCGGCACCGCGACCACCAGGAGGCGACCGGGGCGTTGGCCGAGCGCCGGTCACGGCGGCTGCGCACCGAGCTCGTCGAGATCGTCAGCCGGCGCATCGAGGAGCAGGTTCGGCAGCGCTGCCAGGGGCCGGTGTTCGACCGCCTCCTGGCCGCCGTCGCGGCCAGGGCCACCGACCCGTACACGGCGGCCGACGAGCTCGTCGGGGACGTCACCGTCCCCGTCTAA
- a CDS encoding enoyl-CoA hydratase-related protein, whose amino-acid sequence MSDGELVGVERRPDGVAIVRVQNGKVNALSTAVLGQLQAAAEALTDDPPGAVVVTGVGRSFAAGADINEFTRDGGLISPEEAELLGNRFLTALNALAAVPRATIAAVDGYALGGGCELALACDFRIATDRARFGQPEVLLGIIPGGGGTQRLGRLVGPARAKDLVMSGRQVAADEALAIGLVDEVVPAESLMDRAVERAAEYARGAVVAQGLAKQAVDGGLDLPLGKGLDLEQQLFAQVFATEDAATGVRSFLDQGPGKATFTGR is encoded by the coding sequence ATGTCGGATGGCGAGCTGGTCGGCGTCGAGCGCCGCCCCGACGGGGTGGCCATCGTGCGGGTGCAGAACGGCAAGGTCAACGCCCTGTCGACGGCCGTCCTCGGGCAGCTCCAGGCGGCCGCCGAGGCGCTGACCGACGACCCGCCCGGCGCGGTCGTCGTCACCGGGGTGGGCCGCAGCTTCGCCGCCGGCGCCGACATCAACGAGTTCACGAGGGACGGCGGGCTCATCAGCCCCGAGGAGGCCGAGCTGCTCGGCAACCGCTTCCTCACCGCGCTGAACGCGCTGGCCGCCGTGCCCAGGGCGACGATCGCCGCCGTCGACGGCTACGCCCTGGGCGGCGGCTGCGAGCTGGCCCTCGCCTGCGACTTCCGCATCGCCACCGACCGGGCCAGGTTCGGCCAGCCCGAGGTGCTGCTCGGCATCATCCCGGGCGGCGGCGGCACCCAGCGCCTCGGCCGGCTGGTCGGGCCGGCGAGGGCCAAGGACCTCGTCATGAGCGGCCGGCAGGTGGCCGCCGACGAGGCGCTCGCCATCGGCCTCGTCGACGAGGTGGTGCCGGCCGAGTCGCTCATGGACCGGGCCGTCGAGCGGGCGGCCGAGTACGCGAGGGGCGCGGTGGTGGCCCAGGGCCTGGCCAAGCAGGCGGTCGACGGCGGGCTGGACCTGCCCCTCGGCAAGGGCCTCGACCTCGAGCAGCAGCTGTTCGCCCAGGTCTTCGCGACCGAGGACGCGGCGACCGGCGTGCGCTCGTTCCTCGACCAGGGGCCGGGCAAGGCGACCTTCACCGGCCGCTGA
- the glgP gene encoding alpha-glucan family phosphorylase — MRALRSFTVRPRLPERMAALQELAMNLRWSWDEQTRDLFRWVDPLGWDASRHDPVRLLGMVSRERLMALEGDAGFLRFLADVHEELRRYLDQPRWFQTREGTPLRSVAYFSPEFGIAEALPQYSGGLGVLAGDHLKTASDLGVPVVGVGLFYRHGYFRQALSTDGWQQERYPDLDPYGLALSLCDGVRVEVALAGTTLGAQVWRAEVGRVRLYLLDADIDENDRDGRRVTDRLYGGDTEHRLRQEILLGIGGVRAVEAVGESPQVFHTNEGHAGFLGLERIRRCIVDDGLTYEEALEAVRAGNIFTTHTPVPAGIDRFPLEMMARYFGGWAEECGIPLEKLFALGHRPTDRADEPFNMAVMGLRLAARSNAVSALHGEVSRAMFADLWPDVPEDEVPITHVTNGVHPSTWVSQEVDDLLVRHVLPEWQEAGPERWSLIDGAADDELWRAREVGRERLVAFVRRRLRLDGEARGLSPDELAWTDEVLDPRALTICFARRFATYKRATLLLAQRERLVQLLLAADRPVQFVFAGKAHPADDHGKEMIRSIVQFSRDPAVRHRFVFLEDYDIALARALVTGADVWLNNPRRPQEASGTSGMKAALNGALHCSILDGWWDELYDGTNGWAISTADVNEDVGRRDEAESRSLFELLERQIVPLFYERYGGGVPRGWVRRMKSSLRTLGPQVSAARMVRDYVERLYEEAARHTDDLAADGFARARSLAAWKARVKAEWTGVRVVSVDAPGAVPELGAKGEVGATVALGRLGPEDVQVQLLHGPVGESNELDHPETTLMTLAGPAGDGTLSYSGSFTCEHPGRYGYTVRVLPAHGDLVTPVELGRVATAAT, encoded by the coding sequence ATGCGAGCCCTGCGGAGCTTCACCGTCCGCCCGCGCCTGCCCGAGCGGATGGCGGCGCTCCAGGAGCTGGCCATGAACCTGCGGTGGTCGTGGGACGAGCAGACGAGGGACCTGTTCCGCTGGGTCGACCCGCTCGGCTGGGACGCCTCCCGCCACGACCCCGTCCGCCTGCTCGGCATGGTCAGCCGCGAGCGGCTCATGGCCCTCGAGGGCGACGCCGGGTTCCTGCGCTTCCTCGCCGACGTCCACGAGGAGCTCCGGCGCTACCTCGACCAGCCCCGCTGGTTCCAGACGAGGGAGGGCACGCCCCTCCGCTCGGTCGCCTACTTCTCGCCCGAGTTCGGCATCGCCGAGGCGCTGCCCCAGTACTCGGGCGGCCTCGGCGTGCTGGCGGGCGACCACCTGAAGACGGCGAGCGACCTCGGCGTGCCCGTGGTCGGCGTCGGCCTGTTCTACCGGCACGGCTACTTCCGCCAGGCGCTCAGCACGGACGGGTGGCAGCAGGAGCGCTACCCGGACCTCGACCCCTACGGCCTCGCCCTCTCGCTCTGCGACGGGGTGCGGGTGGAGGTGGCCCTGGCCGGCACGACCCTCGGCGCCCAGGTGTGGCGGGCCGAGGTCGGCCGGGTGCGGCTGTACCTGCTCGACGCCGACATCGACGAGAACGACCGCGACGGGCGGCGGGTCACCGACCGGCTCTACGGCGGCGACACCGAGCACCGCCTGCGCCAGGAGATCCTGCTCGGCATCGGCGGCGTGCGGGCCGTCGAGGCCGTCGGCGAGTCGCCCCAGGTGTTCCACACCAACGAGGGCCACGCCGGGTTCCTCGGGCTCGAGCGCATCCGCCGCTGCATCGTCGACGACGGGCTGACCTACGAGGAGGCCCTCGAGGCGGTCAGGGCCGGCAACATCTTCACGACCCACACGCCCGTCCCCGCCGGGATCGACCGCTTCCCGCTCGAGATGATGGCCCGCTACTTCGGCGGCTGGGCCGAGGAGTGCGGCATCCCGCTCGAGAAGCTGTTCGCGCTGGGCCACCGGCCGACCGACCGGGCCGACGAGCCGTTCAACATGGCGGTGATGGGGCTGCGGCTGGCCGCCCGCTCCAACGCCGTGTCGGCCCTGCACGGCGAGGTCAGCCGGGCCATGTTCGCCGACCTGTGGCCCGACGTCCCCGAGGACGAGGTGCCGATCACCCACGTCACCAACGGCGTGCACCCGAGCACCTGGGTCTCCCAGGAGGTCGACGACCTCCTCGTGCGCCACGTGCTGCCCGAGTGGCAGGAGGCCGGTCCGGAGCGGTGGTCGCTGATCGACGGCGCGGCCGACGACGAGCTGTGGCGGGCGCGCGAGGTGGGCCGGGAGCGGCTGGTCGCCTTCGTCCGCCGCCGCCTCCGCCTCGACGGCGAGGCCAGGGGCCTGTCCCCCGACGAGCTGGCCTGGACCGACGAGGTGCTCGACCCGCGCGCGCTGACGATCTGCTTCGCCCGCCGCTTCGCCACCTACAAGCGGGCCACCCTGCTGCTGGCCCAGCGGGAGCGGCTGGTGCAGCTGCTGCTGGCCGCCGACCGGCCCGTGCAGTTCGTGTTCGCCGGCAAGGCCCACCCGGCCGACGACCACGGCAAGGAGATGATCCGCAGCATCGTCCAGTTCTCACGGGACCCGGCGGTCCGCCACCGGTTCGTGTTCCTCGAGGACTACGACATCGCCCTCGCCAGGGCGCTCGTGACCGGGGCCGACGTGTGGCTGAACAACCCCCGCCGCCCCCAGGAGGCGTCGGGCACGAGCGGGATGAAGGCGGCGCTGAACGGCGCCCTCCACTGCTCGATCCTCGACGGCTGGTGGGACGAGCTCTACGACGGCACCAACGGCTGGGCCATCAGCACGGCCGACGTGAACGAGGACGTCGGCCGGAGGGACGAGGCCGAGTCGAGGAGCCTGTTCGAGCTGCTCGAGCGCCAGATCGTGCCGCTGTTCTACGAGCGCTACGGCGGCGGCGTGCCCCGGGGCTGGGTGCGGCGCATGAAGTCGTCGCTGCGCACGCTCGGCCCGCAGGTGAGCGCGGCCCGCATGGTGCGCGACTACGTCGAGCGGCTGTACGAGGAGGCGGCCCGCCACACCGACGACCTGGCCGCCGACGGGTTCGCCAGGGCCAGGTCGCTCGCCGCCTGGAAGGCGCGGGTGAAGGCCGAGTGGACGGGCGTGCGGGTCGTGTCGGTCGACGCGCCGGGCGCCGTGCCCGAGCTCGGGGCCAAGGGCGAGGTCGGCGCCACCGTGGCGCTCGGCCGCCTCGGCCCCGAGGACGTCCAGGTGCAGCTGCTGCACGGGCCGGTGGGCGAGAGCAACGAGCTCGACCACCCGGAGACGACCCTCATGACCCTGGCCGGCCCGGCCGGCGACGGCACGCTGTCCTACTCGGGCTCGTTCACCTGCGAGCACCCCGGCCGCTACGGCTACACCGTGCGGGTCCTGCCCGCGCACGGCGACCTCGTCACCCCCGTCGAGCTCGGCCGGGTGGCGACCGCCGCCACCTGA
- a CDS encoding cation:proton antiporter, translated as MFAAMTSAEVNVHVLLALGVVIVASRAAGWAISKIGQPRVHGEILAGILLGPSLLGVVAPSAVDELFPTEVVGALKVLAQIGLVLFMFLIGLELDLQKLRGHGHRAVVISHASIITPILLGAVLAVWLYPRLGDGVDRLGFTLFMGAAMAITAFPVLARVLQETGLTHTRVGVLTITCAAVDDVTAWCVLAGVVAVVQSSGFGDTFETVALSLAFVAGMMMLVRPLLARMPTVPLWLAICMALLAAWTTEEIGIHAIFGAFMAGAVMPRVPEVQKEIHDRLESPVVTFLLPVFFVVVGLATRVDLLDSAYLWGVTALVCVTAIAGKWGGSMIAARLTGERWQDAAAIGILMNTRGLTELVILSVGLELGVISTGIFTIMVLMALVTTLMATPMLAIISPLYHRGQVATPAPAPVPAAA; from the coding sequence ATGTTCGCTGCCATGACCTCCGCGGAGGTCAACGTCCACGTGCTGCTGGCGCTCGGCGTCGTCATCGTCGCCTCACGGGCCGCCGGCTGGGCCATCTCGAAGATCGGTCAGCCCCGGGTGCACGGCGAGATCCTCGCCGGCATCCTGCTCGGCCCGAGCCTGCTCGGCGTGGTCGCCCCCTCCGCCGTCGACGAGCTGTTCCCCACCGAGGTCGTCGGGGCCCTGAAGGTGCTGGCCCAGATCGGCCTGGTCCTGTTCATGTTCCTGATCGGCCTGGAGCTCGACCTCCAGAAGCTGCGGGGCCACGGCCACCGGGCGGTGGTCATCAGCCACGCGTCGATCATCACCCCGATCCTGCTCGGGGCCGTCCTCGCCGTGTGGCTCTACCCGCGGCTCGGCGACGGCGTCGACCGGCTGGGGTTCACCCTGTTCATGGGCGCGGCGATGGCGATCACCGCCTTCCCCGTCCTCGCCAGGGTGCTCCAGGAGACCGGCCTGACCCACACGAGGGTCGGCGTCCTCACGATCACGTGCGCGGCGGTGGACGACGTCACCGCCTGGTGCGTGCTGGCCGGCGTGGTCGCCGTCGTCCAGTCGTCCGGGTTCGGCGACACGTTCGAGACGGTCGCCCTCTCCCTCGCCTTCGTCGCCGGGATGATGATGCTCGTCCGCCCGCTGCTCGCCCGCATGCCGACGGTGCCGCTGTGGCTCGCCATCTGCATGGCGCTGCTCGCCGCCTGGACGACCGAGGAGATCGGCATCCACGCCATCTTCGGGGCGTTCATGGCCGGCGCCGTGATGCCGAGGGTGCCCGAGGTGCAGAAGGAGATCCACGACCGGCTGGAGAGCCCGGTGGTGACGTTCCTGCTGCCGGTGTTCTTCGTGGTCGTCGGGCTCGCCACCCGGGTCGACCTGCTCGACAGCGCCTACCTGTGGGGGGTCACCGCGCTGGTGTGCGTGACCGCCATCGCCGGCAAGTGGGGCGGCTCGATGATCGCCGCCCGGCTCACCGGCGAGCGCTGGCAGGACGCGGCCGCCATCGGGATCCTCATGAACACGAGGGGCCTGACCGAGCTGGTGATCCTGAGCGTGGGCCTCGAGCTCGGCGTCATCTCGACCGGGATCTTCACGATCATGGTGCTGATGGCGCTCGTCACCACGCTGATGGCGACCCCGATGCTGGCCATCATCTCGCCGCTCTACCACCGGGGGCAGGTGGCCACGCCTGCCCCCGCGCCGGTCCCCGCGGCCGCCTGA
- a CDS encoding alpha-1,4-glucan--maltose-1-phosphate maltosyltransferase: MLGRVVIENVHPATPDRYPAKSSVGERVLVSADVFRDGHDVLAARVRWRPEGAKGWQVAPLALVNNDRWTGWFEPTQVGPHVFVVEAWTDRFATWRRAVEKKAAAGQDLTVELEEGAILLDALAAKVAKDHRDRLRAAAAAVRDPSSAVDDRLTAGLDDALAALVEGVPSGDDLTRSRRFPLWVDRERARVGAWYELFPRSEGGFEGAMKRLPDVAGMGFDVVYLPPIHPIGRAFRKGPNNTLDAGPGDPGSPWAIGGEEGGHTDVHPDLGTVEDFDRFVAEAANHGLEVALDYALQCSPDHPWVRAHPEWFHHRPDGTIRYAENPPKKYQDIYPINFWPARDADRVALWEACKAILDHWIDHGVRIFRVDNPHTKPLAFWEWLIPAVRAEHPDVLFLAEAFTRPKVMAKLAEVGFSQSYTYFTWRDTKQELAEYLDEVANGPKAEYMRPNFWPNTPDILAGPLRNGPPSAFRMRLVLAALMVPNYGMYSGYELCENQPASDANEEYLHSEKYEIKHRDWHDPSSLAPFVAKVNEIRRRHPALSLLRGVSIQGVDGEHLLAWSRTTPDGGDAMLVVVNLDPWNWHEGTTDLDLEALGVDPGRPFVVHDELTGERYRWEGRHNYVRLDPAHQPAHVFSVSQP; this comes from the coding sequence ATGCTCGGCCGCGTCGTGATCGAGAACGTCCATCCCGCCACGCCCGACCGCTACCCGGCGAAGTCCTCGGTGGGTGAGCGGGTCCTCGTCAGCGCCGACGTCTTCCGCGACGGCCACGACGTGCTGGCCGCCCGGGTGCGGTGGCGGCCGGAGGGCGCGAAGGGCTGGCAGGTGGCGCCGCTCGCGCTCGTGAACAACGACCGGTGGACGGGGTGGTTCGAGCCGACCCAGGTCGGGCCGCACGTGTTCGTCGTCGAGGCGTGGACCGACCGGTTCGCCACCTGGCGGCGGGCCGTGGAGAAGAAGGCCGCCGCCGGCCAGGACCTCACCGTCGAGCTCGAGGAGGGCGCCATCCTGCTCGACGCCCTCGCCGCCAAGGTGGCGAAGGACCACCGGGACCGGCTGCGGGCGGCGGCCGCCGCCGTCCGCGACCCGTCCTCGGCGGTGGACGACCGCCTGACGGCCGGGCTGGACGACGCGCTGGCCGCGCTGGTGGAGGGCGTGCCCTCGGGCGACGACCTGACGAGGAGCCGGCGCTTCCCGCTCTGGGTCGACCGGGAGCGGGCCAGGGTGGGCGCCTGGTACGAGCTGTTCCCCCGCTCCGAGGGGGGCTTCGAGGGGGCGATGAAGCGGCTGCCGGACGTCGCCGGCATGGGCTTCGACGTCGTCTACCTGCCGCCCATCCACCCGATCGGCCGGGCGTTCCGCAAGGGGCCCAACAACACCCTGGACGCCGGGCCCGGCGACCCGGGGAGCCCGTGGGCCATCGGCGGCGAGGAGGGCGGGCACACCGACGTCCACCCCGACCTCGGCACCGTCGAGGACTTCGACCGCTTCGTCGCCGAGGCCGCCAACCACGGGCTCGAGGTGGCGCTCGACTACGCCCTCCAGTGCTCCCCCGACCACCCCTGGGTCCGCGCGCACCCCGAGTGGTTCCACCACCGGCCCGACGGGACGATCAGGTACGCCGAGAACCCGCCCAAGAAGTACCAGGACATCTACCCGATCAACTTCTGGCCGGCGAGGGACGCCGACCGGGTGGCGCTGTGGGAGGCCTGCAAGGCGATCCTCGACCACTGGATCGACCACGGCGTCCGCATCTTCCGCGTCGACAACCCGCACACCAAGCCGCTCGCCTTCTGGGAGTGGCTGATCCCGGCCGTGCGGGCCGAGCACCCCGACGTGCTGTTCCTGGCCGAGGCCTTCACCCGCCCGAAGGTGATGGCCAAGCTGGCCGAGGTCGGCTTCAGCCAGAGCTACACGTACTTCACCTGGCGGGACACCAAGCAGGAGCTGGCCGAGTACCTGGACGAGGTGGCCAACGGGCCGAAGGCCGAGTACATGCGGCCCAACTTCTGGCCCAACACCCCCGACATCCTCGCCGGCCCGCTGCGGAACGGCCCGCCGTCCGCGTTCCGCATGCGGCTCGTGCTCGCCGCGCTCATGGTCCCGAACTACGGCATGTACAGCGGCTACGAGCTGTGCGAGAACCAGCCGGCGTCGGACGCCAACGAGGAGTACCTCCACTCCGAGAAGTACGAGATCAAGCACCGCGACTGGCACGACCCCTCGTCGCTCGCCCCCTTCGTCGCCAAGGTCAACGAGATCCGGCGCCGCCACCCGGCCCTCTCGCTGCTGCGCGGCGTCAGCATCCAGGGGGTCGACGGCGAGCACCTGCTCGCCTGGTCCAGGACCACGCCGGACGGCGGCGATGCCATGCTCGTCGTCGTGAACCTCGACCCCTGGAACTGGCACGAGGGGACGACCGACCTCGACCTCGAGGCGCTCGGGGTCGACCCCGGCCGTCCGTTCGTCGTGCACGACGAGCTCACCGGCGAGCGGTACCGCTGGGAGGGCCGCCACAACTACGTGCGGCTCGACCCGGCGCACCAGCCGGCGCACGTGTTCTCGGTCTCCCAGCCGTGA